TCACCTCACTCCAATTAACAATACATTTGTTTTCATACCGTTCATTTTTCTTCCTAATTATCAAGATGGCGGCAACAATAATGATGAACAAGATCAGAACAATAACTATTATTACTAGTCCTACAACCACCGCTGAGTTATCAGAACCTGCAAtgacaaacaatacaaaatgaacTATAATATTACTAAACTATTTCTTGAGAGTCTTCACATGAGTGTTCCCACTTGGACTCGCAACGCaataagtaatttgaccaatcacatcatcatcattcgAACAACtggtcgcttgtgattggtcaactcactggAGTCTGCTGAGTGGGAACGACgcataattgaattgaatatcatTTGAATATTTCAAATTGATGGGCCTATAGAACGAGGTATTATATTGCTTACCGTTGTTTTCACCTCGATAAGTATCGACATTTGGTGGTTTCTTTTCTGTGACCTTTTCAGTCACTTTTTCAGTTTTCTTTGTCACTGCTGGTGTTTTTGTAGTAGGAGCAGGTTTAATTTCTGCAATAATAATTATGAGAAAATGTGATGAAAAGTAAAGATGTATTATATTGGCGAGTACGGGAACCATTGAATTATCACTGCGATCACCAATAGAGGGGGTAATAGTGTTTTTGCTGCCATCACAAATTGTTGACAATCaacttttgttatttatttacccATACCTTGCTAAATTAATTAGTTTAAAAGCAAGTAGTCCTCTATTTATGATGAGGTGCAAATAAATACTATCTTAACTAAGTTAAGTATTACATGAATAATAAAGGTGTATTGGAGGAGAAATAGATTATTTTGCCTACGGGAGTACGGGAACCATTGAACTATTAATGTGATCACCAATAGAGGGGGTAGTTGTGTTTTTTGCTCCGATCATGATTTTTGAAGAATAAAGAGATGCTTGGATACTAGTATTAAGAGATGCTTGGATACTAGTATTAAGAGATGCTTGGATACTAGTATTAACGCagttttttcataaataaatgtgtatacattattatgttggggaaataaattgatttatttttataagtACGGGAAGACTATATGATATCTGTATTAATAGAGAATAAAACAGAATGGATTTTAAAGCCGGTTTATTTCTGAAGAATATGAATAAAGCAGAGTTAATCTCACGTTGACAAGAAGGCGGTTGTCCCTTCCAGACGCCGCCTGCACTGCAGATCATATAGCCTCTCGTCTTAGAGTTATCTTCATAGCCGTCCTGGCAGTCGTAAAACACAACGGAGCTGAACGGATGCGATGTGTCCACTGAACGCACTTTTGCGAACGATATCTCAGGAGGTTTGTAACAAATAATTGCTAAAAGAAAAGTTGTACTCTTGTAAAAATTTCGAGgtacttaattttattttaatagttttaatagtCTTTAAAGTAATTTCACCATTTCAAACCCCAATggaaactaatttttttttaggattAATTAAGTTGTCTTGAATTCATCATCAAATGTTTTCCTTAGTTTTTTCTGATGTTTTTCATTTGactgtttttatttatgatgTATGAGTTGAATTCGGAATAAAAACAAACAGCAAAAATCATTTGCGAAATTCCTGAAATTTGAAAATCTTACTTTTGCATGTTGGTAGAGGATTGTCCCATTGGCAATCGTCTGTACACGTCAGTGTATCAGCACCAATCAGCTCAAAGCCATCATTACACGTGATCTTTAGCGTATCTTCCAACTCGTACTCATCTTCCTTTGGTGTTACGTCACCGTTACAAATATCACCAGGATACATACACGCTCctgtacaaacaaaatattttgtttgaatattattatcgcaaatagcgtgcGCGACGCATGGTGGAAAGGTTTGGGACCAAACGTCAGGACGCGTACGTACATGATGTTATTGTTTGTACACACGCGTCGTGACGTTTTGCTCCTAAACCCTTTCCCATCATGCACTCTGCAAtgatttgcgataaaccttattaatGGTGCAAAGtttctaaagccctgtctacaccttcaaactttatgtgacaataaatgtgatgtgcccataataatacatatttctAGAGCGCACTTACTTCGCCACCAAAGGTGCTTAAGGCGCCTTCAATATAGACGCGGTGacgtcatattactaccatgggcacatcacattttttttgtcaaaaaagttatgatagagtgtagacagagcttagacGACGAGAGAATAATTAAAATCGTTAAACTTACTTCGGCAATAAACTCCAGCTTCATCCGCTTGTCTGCACGGTGACGGGCCAAGCCGTTTATTACACTCCCGTAGGTGCGTCTCTGATCCCGAACATTTCACTGTATTCCACACCAATTCTGTCAGGCTAGGAAACTCGCCTTTCACAGCTGACCTTGCCGCGCAAAAACCAACTTCACGACAAGCGACCTTTGCTGCATCAATGTCCCAGCCGTTGCCGCATATTCCACCCCATCTACCACCAACAAGCACCTCTACTCGCCCTCCTATTTCGTCTTCGCCATTGTTCACCAACCTCACCTCtggagtaaaaaaaaaaaagaagttaagattgctttaaatataaatattataggcTAACGCGCATCGTCGTCTTAAAGCAATTCTCAATATTACTGCGCATAGCGTTCCGAGCACCTTTGCTGGAGAAGTGCGCATTGtgattttaccaatcacaaacCATTCTTGACTTGAACAACTGCGCGTCGGACGAATATCCGCGTCGGACGAATATCCGCGTCGGACGAATATCTACATTGGATGAATATCCACATTGGATCAATATCCACATCGGATCAATATCCACATACGTCATAAAAATACTGGTTTCTTACCGGCACACTCGACTTTTACAATAGTGTCCGAGTCACATGTACCGTTCGTGTACGCGCAGTTGGTCAGAGTGGACTCAGCGCCCGTGCATTCTATATTGCGTATGTTGGTGGGATAGTTCGCTCTTGGCACGCCAGAGTAGCTTGTCGCAGTCGTGTTGAACAGTTGACTGCAAACGATACTGGCTGCTGTCATGTTGAAGCCTTTAATACACACTCCAGTCCAATCACCATTCTGTAAAACGTCTACGATTCCACTCATGCTGTCCGTGTTTTCATTATCGGAACGAAGGCGAATGTCtgaaatcaaaatatttaacaCATTTACTTGTTGGGAACACAGATTTGGCTGTTTTGCGTTGGAAGACAACAACTATACTATCGTTAAACTACACGTGGCCTTTTTTCAAGGACATTATGTCGATAAAATTAGTCCCGAACGGCGCCCCGTACACGTCTATATTTTGCAATACACACCTGTACACATGACACCTGCATCTTCATTGTGATTACAATTATGGGTTGTCCATCCAAGATGAGTGCAATCATGTAGATTATCTTCCGAGCCAGTGCACTGAACACCATCTAACATAATCGGACCTATGCCACTCCCATATGCACCGCAACACCGCGACGCCTTTAGCGTTTTCGGTAAATAGCCGCCAAGTTGGCGACAGACGACCACTGCGTCGTTGTAGTCCCAACCATCGTCACACACCGTTCCCCATTCGCCACTGTGATACACCTCAACACGGCCTTCTAGAGGGTTAGGCCCATCAACCAGTCGAACTGGAAGACCTACATATGAAACAATATAAACGCATTTTCAACTGAAACTAATAGAAAACTGAAAACCGATCCTATTTAGTCAAGTTTGGTCCCTACTTTTTGACGCAACGTAAGGATGTAGGCGCATAgcaagtaattttaccaatcacgGCGGCGCAATGAACATCCGAACCGTCGCTTgcgattggtcaactcacttgcgtcgCGCCTACGTTATTGCGTTAAGTTTTAAGTTTTAATTGTACAAtattccgccgtaccacgccgagaatgttaaagagtcgctatccaatcgagttcgaacaataccatgaaagccccagtggtctaatggttaggacatctgcggtccgagttcgagtctcggttggggcgactttttctcattctcacagatttcttcatctttatcgtttcaaattaattaattacatttcagtatatcaccgggcggtttagaattaatgttctttgcctgatgtgtttatatatatatatattgttatatttcttttattcctgtccacccaggcagcacttgccaactcttatgctatgactttatccaaattccctcacttgcactgatgaagggctagtgttgcccgaaagctctgctaacttttctagCTGTTTtgactttatcgttttgatttagatttttgcttttttttgtatctccattgagatccagccactgacacccacagcattgtcatttttttcagtaatttgcctttggatttatatatatatattgtatatataaacaaatcaggcaaagaacagtaattctaaaccgcccggtgatatactgaaatttaattaattaattttatacgataaagatgaggaaatctgtgactcgaactcggaccgcctgcttgatatgcagatgtcctaaccattagaccactggggctttcatggtattgttcgaactcgattggatagcgactctttaacattctcggcgtggtaccgCGGAACaggcactagtcctcagttgtacgcacgcgtaATAGagatcaatatatatatatatatatatatatatattataacgtacgatatttaatttaataaatgtgaGTGTTTATCATAATCCTACATTAATGTAATAGTATCAACATTGTACCTCGTTCACATTCAATCATGATATCTTGATCGTGTGAACAGGAGGTAAATCCTCCCCATTGATCGTGCTTGCAGTCATCCAGCGTTCCTTCCGTTCCGTTACAACCTAAATTTGACACCAGGATCGGTCCGTCAGATTTTGGCGGGATTTCGTCACTTCGTAAAGTGATTCGTTTGACATTGTAACCACCCATCATACTGCAGATTACACGCGCGTCGTTTATGTCGTATCCACGGTTACAGATCGTTCCCCATTCGTTGTTATGGAACACTTCCACGCGCCCGATTAGTTCAGTTGCTCCGCCCACGATACGAATTGGTCCtatttgtaaaaagaaaaaaaaacacacattttaaaatggaaagagtAAATGAAATTCGAAGCTTTTCAGTTCGCCGATACAATTACAAACAACTCATGGCGCATTACGCAATACGCAGTATAAATACTGTGTTATCAATCTTTAAGACAGTGTTTGTACTGGGCCACCTTCGAAAATGAGATCGATGTCATGTAAACAACAAGAGTGGAAATTAGAGGTGTTTAATTTTAGTGATTTAGGAAAAACCAGATTGgtaaaaagtaatttaataaacaaataaacaaaatgtttacgTTTGCATATGACGCCGACATCTTCTTCATGGCGACAGTTATGCTTTCCCCATCCATTGTGACGACATAGCTCTATGGAATCTTCTGTGCCTAAACACGCCAGGTCATCCAGTATGATATTGCCACTACCGGGACCAAAGCTCTTGCAACACTGGCTAGAATCCGTTCCTTGGTAGCCTAGCATTGTACAGATTACTTTGGCATCAGTGATACCAAAGCTATCGTCACAAATAGTGCCCCATTCACCGTCGTGGAATATTTCAACTCGACCCTCTAGTGCGTTATTTCCGTTAGCTAGACGCACAAGTAATTCTTCGTTTCCTGTAAAACAATCAAACACAACCTGATCTAAATTGCTATTTGTTGAGAAACATAAATCTGCTAGTTCCATACTGGGTTTCTTATTAAAGTAATCGGACACTTTCTAGTGAAAATAAAAATCGTACAAGGAAAGCAAGAATTTATACACGCTTTTTGATTGGTGGTAAAAACCAATCATCCGCGCAAACATTCGACGTGTGTGTGATTGCGCGTTGCGcatacgtcgttgtgttgcgctCGTCCAAGTGGGAAAACGGCGTAAAACGTTGAACAATTAGAATTGGTTTTTAGCAGCATGGtcttttatatttctgtttcgtattttaaataaatcaaatatgatgCATTAAAATAAAGCACGTACCACAATATTCGCCGGGAGCTCCAATATCACATATTTCATACCTAGCATCAGGGTCTGTGGTATAACACCACGCATTGGTATACTGATCTGGGTTACGGCAGAAATTGTGATCTCCCAGGCCCCCGTTAGGATAGCGTTCAGGCGTCCTTTCGTGCTGGTGAGGGTACTGTGACGTCCATCTCTGACACGTCTTACCGGTGATTGTGGTATTTACCGAGCCTCGGTAGTCTGATCCATCGTGCCTATTAGAACATTCTGATGATAACAAAAACAAGTAGTGATCattaattattgtgtatttaaaaaaaaaatatatatatttatatatataatattatttctactactttaattaatatttaattattgtttattgtatttgatACATTTATTAGTGTATTTTATACTGGTGAAACCAGGCTTAAACCTCTATATTGAGCTTATTTGGTCTATTAGTGTACTTTGTGTACTGGTGAAACCAGGCTTAAACCTCTATATTGAGCTTATTTGGTCTATTGATGTATTTTGTACTGGTGAAACCAGGCTTTAAGCTCTATATTGAGCTTATTTGGTCTTTTCCAGgctttgcattttttatttaataccttgaattattttgtaaaactattaagtttgatgcattgtgaaataaaaacgaacgaacgaacgaacgaattTATATGTCATTTAAGTTCGTCTGTATGTCAGTTTGAAGCAAGCACTATTCTACGCCTATCTCTATGGTCTATACATACCTCCACAGCCTAGAAGTTCAAATCGGAGACTAATTTGTCCCCTCCACGTCATCGAATTCATTCGAATAAATCTTCCCATTACCGGTTTATTAAAGTAGTTTGTTACAACAGAATTATCGTCCGTATTTCCTACAAAtacctacaaaataaataaaacgccGCTGATGAATGAAGATAGGTTTTTGGTATGACTGATTACAAATAGTAGGGAGACTATGATTTGCGACGACCGACTCAGTCGTCGATGACATAGGAGCAGGTTAGTTTATGTCAACTGATGTGACGTCGGCTGGACAAAAAAACCATCACAACTTTGTCGAGGTATAGAGGAAAACCTCTTCGCATGAGCACAATGAATTAGGTCGTCGCAAATCAAGAGCTTCCTACTCTAGAGTCTTAACACAATAAGTGAAGAGAATGATGTTTAAAATACCAGATAAATACAAATACTTATTCAACACAGAACCTGTCAAACAAAGTTGTCACTACTCACCATACTGGTACTGGATTTGCGCACATCAGCCCAAGTGTTTCCATCTTGGCTATACTGTAACCGGAATTGTCGAACGTATTCGCCAGAACGGTTTCTGCCCTGTGTTTGTATGCCAGACACAATGTGAGGCACTCTTAGATCTACCTTGATCCATTGCATACTGGTTGAGAAAACTGGTTTCCAGGCAACGCCACTACCGCCAGGTACGTCTAAATTCAGTCGTGCTTTTGAGGGCGCGTATAACGGAGAGGCAAACGATGACGCACTTATTCGAATATCATCAATATTTCTATTTTCCATTCCTAGAGGATCTCTACAATCTATAAATAGATCAAGTTTATCCACAATTATTAAGGTTATTTCACACATGTACAGTGTCATTTTGTTATGCTTAGCTAGGCTGGTCTGGTGTAATCAGGAGAGATAtttatttcactcttccctggtataatATCATTTACTTACTTAATTACTTAATACTTACGTTCACTAATGTCGGTGGAAGGTGTCGGAATAAACCCACCAGTAGTGGGCACGGTTGCGTTCACTTCTATACCATCtaaaaaaacacacataataTTGTTTGTGAGTGGTGACAATAGAACCAGATTGATTAGTTACCTCGGTTATGtgcacataataatatattaagaataatttgaacattaaaaatatcaatgcACTAAACAATGGCTGGTTTGTGGGGAGATAGACTTCAACTGTACGGTtcacataatttattttgttgacaAAAGTAAGAATGCACCGAACGGCGCCCCGTACAACTGACCTGAAGTATCGCACACAACTCCTGCGTCTTCGTGGTGGCCGCAGTTGTGATCTCCCCAATCAGGGTGTCGACACTCATCTAGACGAGATTCTGCTCCAGTACACAAAAGGTTGTCTAAATGTATCGCGCCTGTTCCTTGGCCAAACTTCCTTACTGGTGTGTCCTGATTGGCTCCGCGGTATCCCAGTTGCCGGCAGACGACATTAGCCTCTTCTGTGCCGAAGTCATCATCACACACGGTGCCCCATGTTCCAGAGTAGAAGATTTCCAAACGTCCCTCCCCTTCGTTAACTCCGTCTTTTAGACGAATGTTTCCAGATTCTATAAAATATAGAGAAATTGATATCACGTATCTTAAAAACACGGTATGCTTTCGTAAGATAACTGTATGATAATGTAGCACAACAAAATGGCTGGCTCAAATATGGCTCAAttaattaagtttaaaaaaactgCATATATACCTCTACATTGTATTGTAGCAACCCGTCCACTAGTACATGTAAAATTACCCCATGATGCAACGGTGCAATTCGCTAGAATGGTCTCATTTCCCGAACACTTCAATCCTTTCATAAAAACGGCAGATTCCTGAGGAACACTTCCGTATTGAGCCGGCTCTGTCATGTGCAGTTGATAGCAGAACACCTTGGCAGCATTTTCATCGAAATCTTCAAAGCAGATATTTCCCCACTGGCCTTCGTGCAAAGTTTCGATCACTCCGTCCCAGTCAGAAGTAAGGTTCCCTTGAGAGATTCGAATGTCTACAAGGTAAAAGGTAGATAATAaagaataacaataacaattctatgtgtattatattttatatcatacaAACTAACTATACCTGTGTATTCTACGCCAGAATTACGTCAAGACTGCAAGCTGTCACTTGATAATATCTAACCGACAATTGCAAGTCAGCTAGATACAATCTatgtgtattatattttatatcatacaAACTAACTATATCTGTGCATTCTACGCCAGAATTACGTCAAGACTGCAAGCTGTCACTTGATAATATCTAACCGACAATTGCAAGTCAGCTAGATACAATCTatgtgta
This DNA window, taken from Antedon mediterranea chromosome 9, ecAntMedi1.1, whole genome shotgun sequence, encodes the following:
- the LOC140059535 gene encoding scavenger receptor cysteine-rich domain superfamily protein-like, which gives rise to MAVGVGRPLLIVCAVLVVNVEGWMIEPTTNLPSPTFNVRLADGKNKLEGRVELFNDGEWGTVCDDSFDSNEAAVICRQLGNYATRSSNSAKCCGAYGPGIGEVFLDNVQCTGFENKLDECRHNGFKNHNCNHNEDAGVVCTDVRVVGSTFASASEGYIEIVNNRTWGKICADGWDINDASVICRQLFNTSAVRAFELDLDDFGGEVITTNMACNGDEAMFTDCPHGPWQSTCPSNKIAAVECVGATKIRLVNGNNHLEGRVELFYNGQWGTICDDGWDFFDAVVACRHLGNYAVKQSNSAKCCAVYGTGTGVIHLDNLSCTGVENRIEDCVHSGWGTHNCGHHEDSGVECTDIRISQGNLTSDWDGVIETLHEGQWGNICFEDFDENAAKVFCYQLHMTEPAQYGSVPQESAVFMKGLKCSGNETILANCTVASWGNFTCTSGRVATIQCRESGNIRLKDGVNEGEGRLEIFYSGTWGTVCDDDFGTEEANVVCRQLGYRGANQDTPVRKFGQGTGAIHLDNLLCTGAESRLDECRHPDWGDHNCGHHEDAGVVCDTSDGIEVNATVPTTGGFIPTPSTDISEHCRDPLGMENRNIDDIRISASSFASPLYAPSKARLNLDVPGGSGVAWKPVFSTSMQWIKVDLRVPHIVSGIQTQGRNRSGEYVRQFRLQYSQDGNTWADVRKSSTSMVFVGNTDDNSVVTNYFNKPVMGRFIRMNSMTWRGQISLRFELLGCGECSNRHDGSDYRGSVNTTITGKTCQRWTSQYPHQHERTPERYPNGGLGDHNFCRNPDQYTNAWCYTTDPDARYEICDIGAPGEYCGNEELLVRLANGNNALEGRVEIFHDGEWGTICDDSFGITDAKVICTMLGYQGTDSSQCCKSFGPGSGNIILDDLACLGTEDSIELCRHNGWGKHNCRHEEDVGVICKRPIRIVGGATELIGRVEVFHNNEWGTICNRGYDINDARVICSMMGGYNVKRITLRSDEIPPKSDGPILVSNLGCNGTEGTLDDCKHDQWGGFTSCSHDQDIMIECERGLPVRLVDGPNPLEGRVEVYHSGEWGTVCDDGWDYNDAVVVCRQLGGYLPKTLKASRCCGAYGSGIGPIMLDGVQCTGSEDNLHDCTHLGWTTHNCNHNEDAGVMCTDIRLRSDNENTDSMSGIVDVLQNGDWTGVCIKGFNMTAASIVCSQLFNTTATSYSGVPRANYPTNIRNIECTGAESTLTNCAYTNGTCDSDTIVKVECAEVRLVNNGEDEIGGRVEVLVGGRWGGICGNGWDIDAAKVACREVGFCAARSAVKGEFPSLTELVWNTVKCSGSETHLRECNKRLGPSPCRQADEAGVYCRRACMYPGDICNGDVTPKEDEYELEDTLKITCNDGFELIGADTLTCTDDCQWDNPLPTCKTIICYKPPEISFAKVRSVDTSHPFSSVVFYDCQDGYEDNSKTRGYMICSAGGVWKGQPPSCQQIKPAPTTKTPAVTKKTEKVTEKVTEKKPPNVDTYRGENNGSDNSAVVVGLVIIVIVLILFIIIVAAILIIRKKNERNRLPRSYINKDHGVNLPDMNHDKDDTPFCNYEFQNNDESDSAVLGGL